The region TCCCAACAACCATCCTTCAAACGAGCACAGTCGTGTCTCTAGTGACGTTGACAACCTCGTTCCCGGTCACAGTAACTGACAGTACAACTCTCTGGTCCACACAAACCACCGTCTTCACCACTACCAGCCTCAGCACTTTCACCACCGTCAGCACCATGACAACAGTCCATGCAGTCACAGCGACTGTCACGCAGTTGACAACCACAACTGTGTCGGTATGTGCTGCTCCGACAAACGCTGGTATCTACAAGCGCTCCGCGCTCGACGTGAGGTCGAAGAAGCACCCCAGGGCTCTCCGGACATGGGGCTGTGAGCCCGGATTCGTCTGCAATCAGCCTAAGCCTGACGGCTGCAATCTTTGGGCTGAAGCGCCCGGTTTGGACTTTGAGTGTCACCCTGATTGGTGTGTCCCTGCTCCATACATCCCTCGCGTCGTCTGGAAGAAGAACGAAACTGGCTATTTCCCGCCTGTTGAGGGATacttcaacctcaaccccgaGGATTTTGGCTTGAGCTATGGCGTCTTCGAACTTCagcctgttgttgttttgaaGGCAGATGGCAGATTAGCAACCAGCTATACTGGCGACTGGGCTTCTCAAGCTACTATCACTGAACGCACAAGATCAACAGCTGTGCCAAACTCGGGGGCACGCTTTGTCAAAAGGCAACGGCCAGGCTCAGATGTGGTTCCAGCCACCTGTTTCAACCTTTGTGATAGTGCTTATCTGGAAGCTCAACGTGTCGGTAGGGATCCAGACCTTTGCGCACCGGGTTCGGTTTTCTTGGATATTTTGGACGAGTGCAAGGTGTGCATTGCAGACAACACCGATGACACCAAGTATGAAGAGATAGAGAGGGTCTATCTCGAGCCAAACTTCCGACCATGGCTCGACTACTGCGACTCTTTGCCTGGAGtgcccatcaccaccaccacaagcgGTGAGCCACAGGTGACCGACACAGCGACTGTCTCAACAGACACTGGCCTGCcacccaacaccagcacTGGTTTTGATGATATCACCACTTCTACTACCACGACGTCAAGTGAGGAAACCTCAACACCCACTTCTACTCCGACGTCCACCGATGAGACGACGTCGACCACAACCGACAGCAGCACAGAAACCACACTCACCGAGACAACATCCACAACTTCCGAGTCCACCAGCTCCACCGAAACTCTCAGCTCCGAGACCACCAGCTCCGAGACCACCAGCTCTCCCGGTACCACCGAGACCACCAGCTCTCCCAGTACCGAGACGACGACAGCGTCTCCCACCACGGAGACCACCGAAGTCACCACGTCGGGTGGCTCAGAGAGTACGTCGTCTCCCGATGTTACGACTAGTACGGACGCTCCGTCCACCTCGGAGGACGGCCCGTCCGCTACTACAACTACGTCTCCATCTATTGCTTCATCCACCACTCCacccacttcctcctcctcctcctcctcctcctcctcctcctcctccacacctTCATCCGGTTCGGACGATTCCAGTTCGACATTCCCTGACACCACAGATGACTTACTTACATTCACAGCTTCCACTTTCTCTACAGGTACACTCCCCGGCGAGACCAgcggtggcggcgatgaCGGTGGTGTCGTACCCACAgacacccccaccaccatcaccaccaccatcgccggCACCGGCGGTCTAACGCCCACACTACCCACCGGCCCGGTCGTCACCGCGGCTGCGGGCAGGATGGCCAACGTCCCCTCCCTGGGAGGACTTGGTAACATCCTAGCCGGGATTTTGTTTGCTGCCATGTTGCTctgagatggatgatggatggcagTCAGGTATTATGGCTtcatgttttgttttgttttccttttttcaCTTCTATAATGCTTAATGTCTTTGGCCAGAGGTTGTGAGGGGATGAAACATAAGCATGGTTGCACATATTTAATGATGGggttttgttttatttttatttttattttcttttttctcctttttcttttttcttttttttttggaaaggaaaggggaCCACTCCTTCTTGGTGGGAGAAGATAGAATTGGGCtttggaaaggggggcaaCATTTCGGGCGATTTAATGATGGCATTCACGACATTCCTTACAAGCTAACAAGCATACACACgatgggagaggatgggATGACGAAAGGGAAGAATGTGTTATGATTTGTTAGATACTTTTACATGATTCTGGAAGGGGGGCATCTTTATTGtcctttctctttttttttttttttttttttttttttgttataCATGAGATACCCGTTAttctctcctctttttttttcttctttagtgaaaaggggagagggaacATGTCATTCTTTTAGGCATTACTTTTTTTGGCATCTATACCCCTTTTTTGGTATTTTTGAGGGATTGGTGGAAACTAGGGATGGATGCATGACGCTCATTTTATGATAccaaggaggcggtggttAGATGATTGGGAAAGATGGTGGCCTGGGGATCTGGTCAACATTTTGGGTCGTGAGGAATGGTCTCGGCTGTCGAACCGAAGGGAAGGATCagggggtggagatgagAAACATCCGACGGGATGTCGATGACGAAACTGGTCGAGGAAGGAAAAGTTGGGGGATTGTAATCGGGAtttcttgttgatgatgatgtttttTTTACCCAGTGGAGGGGAGAAAAAGGTTTCGCTTCCGAAGCCTGGTCTCATCTGATCCTGGATCGGATGGCAACCAGGGATGGGTTGAGTGAGTTGTATATGTGAGAGACATATAGTGGATTTTGAGTGCAAACTGATTGGTGTACATCTCCTACAACCACACTGCCTCTGGTGATTGAATGTTGAACTGGCATCGACAGTAAACCCACTTTCCAACAATTCACATGCCAACCTGCACCTGGTCATCTCTCTTATAGTGGCAACGGGAATTATGCCCGCACACAATCTCACCAACAGCTCCTTGGCCCCGTCGGTACTCCCAATCCGTAAACCCCCCAACGAAGGAGCCCACGCCACAATGTACCAACGGTTTTTTCCCTTCGCCTTCCGCGCCTCTGTCCAGCAGGAAACAGGAACTGCGACCGTAAACACGGACCCATTCTTGTTGATCCTGTGGGACCTTTGTGGTTCTCACATGTGAGTGTGCGGCGCGGAGGGTGGAGTGTATGACAAACGAGGAAAAGAACTGAGATCTGACCGGAGTTGGAACTGGACCTGGAATTTGACCGGCCCTTGGTCCGAGGGAATGGAGCTGAGGAAACACGTGGATAGGAGGTGAGATGGTGACAGTTTCGGGATTTGAGGCCTGGAGGGGGACCTGTGGTGTGGTG is a window of Podospora pseudopauciseta strain CBS 411.78 chromosome 1, whole genome shotgun sequence DNA encoding:
- a CDS encoding hypothetical protein (EggNog:ENOG503P2KD), with protein sequence MLLTRLVQSLGALALAQVVLGDANQVYRRTNETTDELDSGAAVGLEDEQTYHVDTECPHHCKEKIYITVTLPASTVTLPASTVTLPATTVTEKTTQTETVYTTQTNEVSVSVPVSVTVIKGTTEYITTTQLSTVTTLVPVPTTIKVCNTKSPYLCSTKTTTELVPTTTTRTIKKTVPTTVTKVKVITKWKEVTTTKTKTSTYTTKKTIPITVIDSTTLYSTKTETLKTTLTTVETTSVPTTLTQKETQTQTQTVKTTETVPTTILQTSTVVSLVTLTTSFPVTVTDSTTLWSTQTTVFTTTSLSTFTTVSTMTTVHAVTATVTQLTTTTVSVCAAPTNAGIYKRSALDVRSKKHPRALRTWGCEPGFVCNQPKPDGCNLWAEAPGLDFECHPDWCVPAPYIPRVVWKKNETGYFPPVEGYFNLNPEDFGLSYGVFELQPVVVLKADGRLATSYTGDWASQATITERTRSTAVPNSGARFVKRQRPGSDVVPATCFNLCDSAYLEAQRVGRDPDLCAPGSVFLDILDECKVCIADNTDDTKYEEIERVYLEPNFRPWLDYCDSLPGVPITTTTSGEPQVTDTATVSTDTGLPPNTSTGFDDITTSTTTTSSEETSTPTSTPTSTDETTSTTTDSSTETTLTETTSTTSESTSSTETLSSETTSSETTSSPGTTETTSSPSTETTTASPTTETTEVTTSGGSESTSSPDVTTSTDAPSTSEDGPSATTTTSPSIASSTTPPTSSSSSSSSSSSSSTPSSGSDDSSSTFPDTTDDLLTFTASTFSTGTLPGETSGGGDDGGVVPTDTPTTITTTIAGTGGLTPTLPTGPVVTAAAGRMANVPSLGGLGNILAGILFAAMLL